Below is a window of Ciceribacter thiooxidans DNA.
GTCGTGCCCAGACCCGCAAGTGAAGTCGAAACCGCCCGCCTTGAGGCACGCGTTCCCGTCCATGTCTATGAGCAGATGCAGCGCGCGGCCAAGCTGCGCGGCATGACACTGACGAGCTACCTGATCGCCACGGCGGGCGAGGATGCCCGCCGCACGGTCGAGGAAGCCGACGTGCTGCGTCTGGCGGCGGAGGATCAGGTGCGCTTTGCGAAGGCACTGATTGATCCGCCCGCGCCCAATGTCCGTCTGGCCCGCGCGGCGAAGCATCATGTCGACGTGATCGCGCGCCGGTGAGGCCAAGGTTTGCAGTAGAGGCGTTGACCACGGCTCACCAACGCAAGACGTCCTCGTACGGCGATGAGCGGATAGACTGCAATTTGCGCGAGGTCGTCCCGCAGGACATCAATGTCAGTGACGTCAAGACAAATTGCAGGCTCTCTGCCTTGGATAGCTCTGCTTTGAGGACCTAACGCGCCAACCGCGAGTGAGTATCGCTTTCAAAGCGTCGCCCAGCAATTGCGAGATGTTGTCTATAATTTTCGAATCAATCCCACAAGCAGGACAGAGGCACGGCCGCCAATCTATCGCCGAAAGGAACTATATC
It encodes the following:
- a CDS encoding DUF1778 domain-containing protein; the encoded protein is MPRPASEVETARLEARVPVHVYEQMQRAAKLRGMTLTSYLIATAGEDARRTVEEADVLRLAAEDQVRFAKALIDPPAPNVRLARAAKHHVDVIARR